One genomic window of Halobellus limi includes the following:
- a CDS encoding PLDc N-terminal domain-containing protein: MSFTVLLQGAAGAVGVVIGLLFLLVGIAMIVWTYTDAKKNSTHPAFLWAIVVFLAPILGLVLYVLLGRNAR; this comes from the coding sequence ATGTCATTCACTGTACTGCTTCAAGGTGCTGCCGGCGCGGTCGGCGTGGTGATCGGACTCCTCTTTCTGCTCGTCGGGATCGCGATGATCGTGTGGACGTACACCGACGCGAAGAAGAACAGCACGCACCCGGCGTTCCTCTGGGCGATCGTCGTCTTTCTGGCCCCGATTCTGGGACTCGTCCTGTACGTGCTGCTCGGTCGAAACGCCCGGTAA
- a CDS encoding geranylgeranylglycerol-phosphate geranylgeranyltransferase, translated as MASSGPDRATVRGLLELTRPGNAVAAGVLTFTGAFVAAGIGLGPIAVVAAVAATVFATAAGNAVNDYFDRDIDRINRPDRPIPRGAVSARGALAFSVALFLGAVAAALALPMLAVAIAVVNLLALVAYTEVFKGLPGVGNAVVSYLTGSTFLFGAAAVGRLADPAVLVLFALAALATLTREIVKDVEDVSGDREEGLRTLPIVVGERAALRVGAVVMGVAVLASAVPFLMDTFGIVYLLLVLPADGVMLAAVRASFSAPSIAQRRLKRGMFLAAAAFVAGRAVEIVGAV; from the coding sequence ATGGCATCGTCCGGTCCGGACCGAGCGACCGTTCGCGGGTTGCTCGAACTGACGCGTCCCGGGAACGCGGTCGCCGCGGGCGTGCTCACGTTCACCGGCGCGTTCGTCGCCGCCGGGATCGGGTTGGGTCCGATCGCCGTCGTCGCTGCCGTGGCGGCGACGGTCTTCGCGACGGCCGCGGGCAACGCGGTCAACGACTACTTCGACCGCGACATCGACCGGATCAACCGCCCCGACAGGCCGATCCCCCGCGGGGCGGTCTCCGCACGCGGGGCGCTCGCGTTCAGCGTCGCGCTCTTTCTCGGTGCCGTCGCCGCCGCGCTGGCGCTCCCGATGCTCGCCGTCGCCATCGCCGTGGTGAACCTCCTCGCGCTCGTGGCCTACACGGAGGTCTTCAAAGGGCTACCCGGCGTCGGAAACGCGGTGGTCTCGTATCTGACCGGATCGACGTTCCTCTTCGGCGCCGCCGCGGTCGGACGACTCGCGGATCCCGCCGTCCTGGTGCTGTTCGCGCTCGCCGCGCTGGCGACGCTGACGCGCGAGATCGTCAAGGACGTCGAAGACGTCTCCGGCGACCGCGAGGAAGGGCTCAGGACGCTGCCGATCGTCGTCGGCGAGCGGGCGGCGCTCCGGGTCGGTGCCGTCGTGATGGGCGTCGCCGTGCTCGCGAGCGCCGTCCCGTTTCTGATGGACACCTTCGGGATCGTCTATCTGCTGCTCGTGCTCCCGGCGGACGGCGTGATGCTCGCCGCGGTCCGGGCGTCGTTCTCGGCGCCGTCGATCGCCCAGCGACGACTGAAACGGGGGATGTTCCTGGCCGCGGCCGCGTTCGTGGCCGGGCGTGCCGTCGAGATCGTTGGAGCCGTGTGA
- a CDS encoding RAD55 family ATPase → MYDLGPDLDREVPPGTNILVSGPPLSGKRSLCLDVLASGTDQGEGAIIVTTKDGADRVLNDFAKRTAYEDRPVAVVDCVTRQQGVGDVRDDDRIKYTSSPVDMTGIGIKLSEFLQAFYQDRGIERNRVMLHSLSTLLMYADLQTVFRFLHVFTGRVQSVDGLGVFAIDASAHDDQTMNTLKQLFDGIVTTYEDREPSVRLAGD, encoded by the coding sequence ATGTATGACCTCGGCCCGGACCTCGACAGAGAGGTCCCTCCGGGGACGAACATCCTGGTGAGCGGGCCACCGCTGTCGGGGAAACGGTCCCTCTGTTTGGACGTCCTGGCTTCGGGAACCGACCAAGGCGAGGGCGCGATCATCGTCACCACGAAGGACGGAGCCGACCGCGTGTTGAACGACTTCGCGAAGCGGACCGCGTACGAGGACCGCCCGGTGGCCGTCGTCGACTGCGTCACGCGCCAGCAGGGCGTCGGCGACGTCCGCGACGACGACCGGATCAAATACACCTCTTCGCCGGTGGACATGACGGGGATCGGGATCAAGCTCTCGGAGTTCCTGCAGGCCTTCTATCAGGACCGCGGCATCGAGCGGAACCGCGTGATGTTGCACTCGCTGTCGACGCTTCTGATGTACGCGGACCTGCAGACGGTGTTCCGCTTCCTCCACGTGTTCACCGGCCGAGTCCAGAGCGTCGACGGGCTCGGCGTGTTCGCCATCGACGCGAGCGCCCACGACGACCAGACGATGAACACGCTGAAACAGCTGTTCGACGGGATCGTCACGACCTACGAGGACCGCGAGCCCTCGGTTCGGCTCGCGGGCGACTGA
- a CDS encoding class I SAM-dependent methyltransferase, which translates to MGVPCVRVPTSEGEATRTALADRDLVDREHEITVESGDLYIPVVDPARVPAGYEVVDRDVPARETQTTPADLLGFEPSYERLGDVVILDEDDAERARRIADAIVDSDLRARTVVNRASKVKGELRVREWDVLVGESTETVHREYGHEFALDIAEVYFSPRLATERHRVVSQVAADERAIDMFAGVGPFAVPMAGRGAEVVGCDLNPVAVEYLRENARRNGVEDRLTAVEGDVRDLTEEYAGWADRLVMNLPHSAGDFLETAVELAGEECVLHYYDIQHEDDPFGPGERAIREAVADADDDYAVTVETERVVRSYAPHEYNVCLDVRLTEH; encoded by the coding sequence ATGGGAGTCCCCTGCGTCCGCGTCCCGACCAGCGAGGGCGAGGCGACCCGTACCGCGCTGGCGGATCGCGACCTCGTCGACCGCGAGCACGAGATCACGGTCGAGTCCGGCGACCTCTACATCCCCGTCGTCGACCCCGCGAGGGTCCCGGCGGGGTACGAGGTCGTCGACCGCGACGTCCCCGCCCGCGAAACCCAGACGACGCCCGCGGATCTGCTGGGGTTCGAGCCCTCCTACGAGCGCCTCGGCGACGTCGTGATCCTCGACGAGGACGACGCCGAGCGGGCGCGCCGGATCGCCGACGCCATCGTCGACTCCGACCTCCGCGCGCGGACGGTGGTGAACCGCGCCTCGAAGGTGAAGGGCGAACTCCGGGTTCGCGAGTGGGACGTCCTGGTCGGCGAGTCGACGGAGACGGTCCACCGCGAGTACGGCCACGAGTTCGCCCTCGACATCGCGGAGGTGTACTTCTCCCCGCGACTCGCGACCGAGCGCCACCGCGTTGTCTCGCAGGTCGCCGCCGACGAGCGCGCGATCGATATGTTCGCCGGCGTCGGGCCGTTCGCGGTCCCGATGGCCGGCCGGGGCGCGGAGGTCGTCGGCTGCGACCTCAACCCGGTGGCCGTGGAGTACCTCCGGGAGAACGCCCGCCGGAACGGCGTCGAGGACCGCCTGACTGCGGTCGAGGGCGACGTCCGAGACCTCACCGAGGAGTACGCTGGGTGGGCGGATCGACTGGTGATGAACCTCCCGCACAGCGCCGGCGACTTCCTCGAGACGGCCGTCGAACTGGCGGGAGAAGAATGCGTCCTCCACTATTACGACATCCAGCACGAGGACGACCCGTTCGGTCCGGGCGAGCGCGCCATCCGCGAGGCCGTCGCCGACGCCGACGATGACTACGCGGTGACCGTCGAAACCGAGCGCGTCGTGCGCTCGTACGCCCCACACGAGTACAACGTCTGCCTCGACGTCCGTCTGACCGAACACTGA
- a CDS encoding alpha-amylase family glycosyl hydrolase, translating to MTHDFHPRTPVDSHHPGPPRFVHVGEPIRDPVFVLGADTTGTGVDVAVGPDDRDGLAPRVPELRATPGPYARNDFEWDVVSVPAESDGDVLSFATSTTALPRYDHGLDHVAEFEADAPGEYVLALDAPDGVHELTVFAFPERETTESRPRLELDGRFDPSTGGFHVESNAALAPGSDAAIGAPVVVFLADDRDPLATDAIETAADGRSATVPIEALDGERGRVHAAAYDGHTASVQDVIELSPDGAIDRPNRPPEWLRDAVLYQIFPRSWAGERAETTFETLVRGDESTGARGVEYLAELGVDVVWLTPVVPAVSPTREYPPGGPHGYGTLDYFGIAPDLAPPEADPLDAYGEFVDACHDRGIRVVFDLVVSHAGLGIDEFTSSIAWSTGSVPNDGDIDGFRILRWDRDARTFDWWDRADVPRLASDGTILEAAPRSTGFAGSRWMPNWNYDNVAAREYVLAVADFWSREVGVDGFRCDIAFGVQHGFWKELRELVKANDGEFVLLDEAIPNDPSFSASEFDVHVDTTGFTDAARDLVRWLARRPGGSPSDSTARRSETTDGKEPAFAAARRSHLESGDHPHPQDLVEAVLERREQGHPDYSLLLNSVENHDEHRLLNAAAVDPLDPDCDDLTDAEWERAAALQRACFAAAVTLPGVPTVYYGAEREISRYGAGRVHDADDADDRGVRSNGEIDPDADVRPGGRQRALMNWERYDGDHLTFYRGLIDRYHDLDALHADAALEPLDRPSDAAATLFVRDASDVDGADPERVLVVLNFEADPLLVDLPAGTDPENLVADVDRADSVDGDERVDSRSTAAVGTVGVFAIEEPLDETPTVRTNSDAA from the coding sequence ATGACCCACGACTTCCACCCGCGGACCCCCGTCGATTCCCACCATCCCGGCCCGCCGCGGTTCGTCCACGTCGGTGAACCGATTCGGGACCCGGTGTTCGTCCTCGGGGCCGACACCACCGGGACGGGCGTCGACGTCGCGGTCGGACCGGACGACCGGGACGGTCTCGCACCGCGCGTCCCGGAACTGCGGGCGACCCCCGGACCCTACGCCCGAAACGACTTCGAGTGGGACGTCGTTTCCGTCCCCGCCGAAAGCGACGGCGACGTGCTCTCTTTCGCCACGTCGACGACGGCGCTCCCCAGGTACGACCACGGGCTCGATCACGTCGCCGAGTTCGAGGCCGACGCCCCCGGCGAGTACGTCCTCGCCCTCGACGCGCCGGACGGCGTCCACGAGCTGACCGTCTTCGCCTTTCCCGAACGCGAGACGACCGAGTCGCGGCCGCGGCTGGAACTCGACGGGAGATTCGATCCGTCGACCGGAGGGTTTCACGTCGAATCGAACGCCGCGCTCGCCCCGGGGAGCGACGCCGCGATCGGAGCGCCGGTGGTCGTCTTCCTGGCGGACGACCGCGATCCGCTCGCGACCGACGCGATCGAAACGGCGGCGGACGGCCGCTCTGCGACGGTCCCGATCGAGGCGCTCGACGGCGAGCGGGGTCGAGTCCACGCGGCGGCCTACGACGGTCACACCGCGAGCGTGCAGGACGTGATCGAACTGTCGCCCGACGGGGCGATCGACCGTCCGAACCGGCCTCCGGAGTGGCTCCGGGACGCGGTCCTGTACCAGATCTTCCCGCGGTCGTGGGCCGGAGAGCGCGCAGAGACCACGTTCGAGACGCTCGTGAGGGGCGACGAGTCGACCGGAGCCCGGGGCGTCGAGTACCTCGCGGAACTCGGCGTCGACGTCGTCTGGCTCACGCCGGTCGTCCCCGCCGTGAGTCCGACGCGGGAGTACCCGCCCGGCGGCCCGCACGGGTACGGAACGCTCGATTACTTCGGAATCGCGCCCGACCTCGCGCCGCCGGAAGCGGATCCACTCGACGCCTACGGCGAGTTCGTCGACGCCTGTCACGACCGGGGGATCAGAGTCGTCTTCGATCTGGTGGTCAGCCACGCGGGGCTGGGCATCGACGAGTTCACCTCGTCGATCGCGTGGTCGACCGGGTCGGTTCCGAACGACGGCGATATCGACGGGTTCCGGATCCTCCGGTGGGATCGAGACGCCCGCACGTTCGACTGGTGGGACCGCGCGGACGTTCCTCGGTTGGCCTCCGACGGGACGATCCTCGAAGCGGCCCCGCGTTCGACCGGGTTCGCCGGCAGTCGGTGGATGCCGAACTGGAACTACGACAACGTCGCCGCCCGGGAGTACGTGCTCGCCGTCGCGGACTTTTGGTCCCGCGAGGTCGGCGTCGACGGGTTCCGGTGCGACATCGCCTTCGGCGTCCAGCACGGGTTCTGGAAGGAGCTTAGAGAACTGGTCAAGGCGAACGACGGCGAGTTCGTCCTGCTCGACGAGGCGATCCCGAACGACCCGTCCTTCTCGGCGTCGGAGTTCGACGTGCACGTCGACACGACCGGGTTCACGGACGCCGCACGAGACCTCGTTCGGTGGCTCGCGCGTCGTCCCGGCGGATCTCCGTCTGACTCGACTGCCCGGCGTTCCGAAACCACCGACGGGAAGGAGCCCGCGTTCGCGGCCGCCCGCAGATCGCACCTCGAATCCGGGGACCACCCACACCCGCAAGACCTCGTCGAGGCGGTCCTCGAACGCCGAGAGCAGGGCCACCCCGACTATTCCCTGCTGCTCAACAGCGTCGAGAACCACGACGAACACCGCCTGCTCAACGCCGCCGCGGTCGATCCGCTGGACCCCGACTGCGACGACCTCACGGACGCCGAGTGGGAGCGGGCCGCCGCGCTCCAGCGGGCCTGCTTCGCCGCCGCGGTGACGCTGCCCGGGGTCCCGACCGTCTACTACGGCGCGGAGCGGGAGATCAGCCGCTACGGGGCGGGACGCGTCCACGACGCCGACGATGCCGACGACCGCGGAGTGCGGTCGAACGGCGAAATCGACCCGGACGCCGACGTCCGCCCCGGCGGCCGGCAGCGGGCGTTGATGAACTGGGAGCGATACGACGGGGACCACCTGACGTTCTATCGGGGGCTGATCGATCGGTATCACGACCTCGACGCGCTGCACGCCGACGCCGCGCTCGAACCGCTCGACCGGCCGTCCGACGCGGCCGCGACGCTCTTCGTCCGGGACGCGAGCGACGTCGACGGCGCCGATCCCGAACGTGTGCTCGTCGTCCTCAATTTCGAGGCTGACCCCCTCCTCGTCGATCTCCCGGCGGGGACCGACCCGGAGAACCTGGTGGCGGACGTCGATCGGGCCGATTCCGTCGACGGCGACGAGCGGGTGGATTCCAGATCGACGGCGGCCGTCGGGACGGTCGGCGTGTTCGCGATCGAGGAGCCGCTCGACGAGACGCCGACGGTTCGAACGAACTCGGACGCCGCGTAG
- a CDS encoding CoA-binding protein — protein MVITEDDELRAVLDAETVAVVGCSTTAGKAAHDIPAYLQRNGYRIVPVNPFADEILGETAYDSLADVPEKVEIDVVDVFRPSEEAGGIVDEAIERHESVGDVDSVWLQLGITDDEAGERASAAGLGFVQDKCMKVEHARLAE, from the coding sequence ATGGTCATCACCGAAGACGACGAACTCCGAGCGGTACTGGACGCCGAGACCGTCGCGGTGGTCGGCTGTTCGACCACGGCCGGGAAGGCCGCCCACGACATCCCCGCGTACCTCCAGCGCAACGGGTACCGGATCGTCCCGGTGAACCCCTTCGCCGACGAGATCCTCGGCGAGACCGCCTACGACTCGCTCGCGGACGTCCCCGAGAAGGTCGAGATCGACGTCGTCGACGTGTTCAGGCCGAGCGAGGAGGCCGGCGGGATCGTCGACGAAGCGATCGAGCGACACGAGTCCGTCGGCGACGTCGATTCGGTGTGGCTCCAGCTCGGCATCACCGACGACGAGGCCGGCGAGCGGGCGTCGGCGGCCGGCCTCGGTTTCGTCCAGGACAAGTGTATGAAAGTCGAGCACGCGCGTCTCGCAGAGTAG